One Drosophila willistoni isolate 14030-0811.24 chromosome XL unlocalized genomic scaffold, UCI_dwil_1.1 Seg142, whole genome shotgun sequence genomic region harbors:
- the LOC124460576 gene encoding uncharacterized protein LOC124460576, translating into MAAELIGAQNQRHEPVLVNQRSEEVLESGFSSAAKFQLAKEALLEFNGNSCGKKWVAQLTNISGVYGIKGVQMHMLLVSKLKGRAHEWLHANSTRILEPVGNICEQLVESFGKTVSQADARRLFESRIWSANESFVSYIDEKARLSDAICISEEERVDKAIEGIPVEGLRIQAQIQGFKCIAELRRAFSGIQLPVQRAARETTKVAATGRHSKEGFRCYNCNSKGHMSKDCKKPDRVPGSCFGCGALDHWVAKCPLNKEKLAKGCDDHAS; encoded by the exons ATGGCAGCAGAACTGATTGGCGCGCAAAACCAGCGTCATGAACCAGTGTTGGTAAATCAACGCTCGGAGGAGGTGTTGGAAAGCGGTTTTTCGTCGGCtgcaaaattccaattagCAAAAGAAGCGTTGTTGGAATTTAATGGGAACTCGTGTGGAAAGAAATGGGTCGCGCAGCTGACAAACATAAGCGGTGTATATGGAATCAAAGGTGTACAAATGCACATGCTTCTAGTCTCCAAGCTTAAAGGACGGGCTCATGAGTGGTTACATGCCAATAGTACGCGCATTTTGGAACCCGTGGGCAACATCTGTGAGCAGCTCGTCGAGTCGTTCGGGAAAACTGTGTCTCAAGCAGATGCCAGGCGCTTATTCGAGTCTCGAATTTGGAGCGCCAATGAGAGTTTCGTCAGTTACATCGATGAGAAGGCCAGGCTGTCAGATGCTATCTGCATCAGCGAAGAGGAGCGAGTAGACAAAGCCATTGAAGGGATTCCTGTGGAGGGACTCCGCATTCAAGCGCAGATTCAAGGATTCAAATGCATTGCAGAATTACGCCGTGCATTTTCAGGCATTCAGCTACCGGTACAGCGAGCAGCAAGAGAAACTACAAAGGTGGCCGCTACGGGCAGACATTCCAAAGAAGGTTTCCGTTGCTACAACTGCAACTCGAAGGGCCACATGAGCAAGGACTGTAAGAAACCCGACAGAGTGCCAGGGTCCTGTTTCGGATGCGGTGCCTTGGATCATTGGGTGGCTAAGTGTCCACTTAATAAGGAGAAGCTGGCTAAAGGATGCGACGAC CATGCTTCATAG